The Rosa rugosa chromosome 3, drRosRugo1.1, whole genome shotgun sequence sequence agttgcctccgcaactaggaatttctacactagaatagttgtttgcttgtcccacatcgaaaaccatgtaaaggagatggcttcattcacctataaaaggaatgcctcttCCCACTTAAACCCAATCCAATTCATTCCAcaacactccattacatctcttgtaatcttgttaggcctcaaggctcgacacactagtacacattcaagtggacgtagtctcccgctaaggcggagacgaaccactatacatcttgtgtcattctctctctctctctttacttatcgttaattagatccccacgaatccaagcattaacattggcgccgtctgtgggaagccgtcacacaaaggcttcgtcacctaccacgaactttgacccgaaagTATCGAGTAAACGctcattcaacatcaaattagggctggtcaacgcccggcggggccGGTCAAAGCCCAGCGGAGTAGGTCAGCGCCCATCAGGGTCCGGTCAACGTTGACCAAGGCCGGTCAACGCTGAACTATTCACTTGGTCAACGccaactacaaaaaaaaaaaaaaaaaaaatcttgggcggctatttactctggacacccagagatctgTTCTTCACACCCACAACCTACAGCGCTTCTTCTCCGCTCAGCTCTCCCTCTCCGCTCCGCCAGCTCAAAACAGCAAGGCCACCTCCGCCCAACTCCTCCGCCCAGCGCTCCGGAGCTCCTCCGCCCAGTGCTCCACTGCCCCGCCCAGCGAACTCGTCACGCTCTACAAGCCGCCGGGGACGCTCCGCTACACTGCTGCGCGCCAATCTTCCCTCCGCCCAACTCGTTGCCCAGCGCCTTCGCTCCGCCGCTGACCCACTCTAGACGCAAGGCACCTCTAGCGGCACAGCACCTCCGCTGGCAAGTCACCGCTGAACTCTTCCGCTAGCCAGGCCTCCGTCGAGCAAAACTTCCGCTAGCCAAACTGCTCCTTCACCAACCATCGCCGCTGGGCTTCCTCCGCCAAACGGACACCGCCGGGCTGTACACCGCCGAGCTGCACCACTGGAAGTTCACCGCCGAACTTCACCGTCGACCTCCGCTGCAAGTTCACGGCCGGATAGCTCCGCTCCGCTAGCAGGCCAAGCCTCCGCTAAACTCCGCTGAGCAAAGCTCTGCTCCTCCGCTGACTCCAACTCCCGCTGGCATTCTCCCCTGAGCGGTATTCACCGTTGAACATACACCGCGAGACAACCACAGTTGGCCATGGTCCGCTGGTCTCCATCGCTGAGCACCCCCTGAGCTTGAACATTGCATTTCACCGATGGTCTCCTCAGCGGCACCGAGCATGATGGCAAGATCATCCCCATAAATCCATCTCTAACGATAGGCACTCACCGAGCATCGCTTTTTAAGCCACCAGCCATGAACCGATGAGAACTTGGCCCAGTATCGGTCAACACCCCAAAAACTTTTAGCTTCCTCTGAGTAAGACAGATGAGGGACGCCGTCACTTAGTACCGCATCAATTAACGAGGCTTCTACTAAGGAACTTCACCGGAGCAATGGACCGTCAcactcggccaactccgctagcctccaaatcggcataagataagtcactataccttatcttttacgctcttgcaattagagctacTACCATGCCAATACCATGCCAataccatgcttttactacttctaagcatgcctacaatatatcacactCGATATGCTTTTAaatgcttccataaacttttaatcatgccaacaacatttcgtagatttggcaacactttctagatctcacatactagatatgccatgcttcacataccgatctcaatgatcctttagcatatctacaaaaatgcaaaaaatgttattagcaactttactacaagtacatgctatacacatatgccatgcttctattttaattgcaactcaattaaataaacatgggacactcaaacaaaatattattacttgctctatgtgtttatcatttttcattcaaccgccaaccgccaagcggtaaggcaatgcctcataatgacaatgaccactacgcggcattgcagtcaagtttctcctccgagaaatagcaaagggactagttaacacagcccacggcagccattgatccggcagttaaccccgacgcttgggtaccaaagattgggctcgctacccaacaccctctgctccgcgcagctcccctcatcaaacaattttccgaccatccggaggtctatagccaggagtgggggactcctcgcagggcctggcaggggcccacccgaaagggcaaaagcgttcgctccaaccaattctagatggacgacgcactcacactaattatgcttgatatacagcacaaagctacgctttggtatcaacccgcaagagcaccctccttgactggggacttcggggacttgtacatacagcccagcataattagcaacggtcacgctcatgcctcagggcatcacctcgagctacccgttaatgcgccgccgagcttttcgcccTCGTACCTCAGCGGCACTGCCGAGCTTTTctcgctcgtgcctcagcggcacggCCAAGCTTTCAccctctcgcctcagcggcaaccgccgagctttcgcgcttgtgcctcagcggcaccgccgaacttttcgcgctcgtgcctcagcggcaccgccgacttccgctcttgccttcccggcaacccttgagcttccgttcacgagcttaccgctcatgccttccgggcaccccgagcttccgttcatgccttcccggcaccccgagcttccgctcatgccttcccggcaacccttgagcttccgctcacgagcttaccgctcatgccttcccggcaccacgagcttccgctcacgagcataccgctcatgccttcgcggcaccctggagcttccgctcatgccttcccggcaccatgagcttccgctcacgagcttaccgctcatgccttcgcggcacccttgagcttccgctcatgccttcccggcaccccaagcttccgctcacgagcttcccgctcatgcctccccgacaACCTTTgagcctccgctcatgcctccccggcaacccacgagcttccgctcatgccttcccggcaccccgagcttcccgctcatgcctccccgacaacccttgagcttcccgctcatgccttcccggcaaccccgagtttcccgctcacgagctttccgctcatgccttcccggcaatcctcaagctttacgctcatgtctactcgacacaccacacattaatggaacattgaatttttctaccatttgtcgtttaccgaccgcgacaaatcaaattcttttcgcgttccattaatacgagtgaaaaccaaacagacacaaccgtacgcgcggtcatcattcatgagttacaaacgcataccttcgcggcactcatgcaacttacatctcacgagcgtaaccccgtcaaactcgacctcgttcgtctccttgcgcgcgtcacacatttatcatatgcaatccatatgctcacacgaccatgtatcacgcacctcatacattcgtatatgccaacgcatatcaatgcaactcacatttgttgcccaatgcaacgagcattctacatatgcctgttttttgcctttgttgtgcaggttaatgagtcccttcttgcttacggagtttggggacttgtaggggccatGCGCCTCTCggatgttacttatgcttgatgacttcatgatttgaactccccaaccaagaagctactcttactcggggacttcggggacttgttcatacctgcactagcaaggctagtttgctacatcaccaagcataattaacaccctcttcgGGACACCCACAAggcatggtgaggcccaaccgctacttgcatcttgtagccctatgttcaagctacgctacggtatccggaagtcgcaaatccgccgccgggaagccacctttccggccttgccaagttgcctccgcaactaggcatttctacactagaatagttgtttgcttgtcccacatcgaaaaccatgtaaaggagatggcttccttcacctataaaaggaatgcctcctcccacttaaacccAATCCAATTCATTCCAcaacactccattacatctcttgtaatcttgttaggcctcaaggctcgacacactagtacacattcaagtggacgtagtctcccgctaaggcggagacgaaccactatacatcttgtgtcattctctctctctctctacttatcgttaattagatccccacggatccaagcattaacaagtactactaatctcaaaaccttcctagacatcacatttttattgagtacgcctactttgaagaaagattaaaccattggcatctactacaaaaataatatggcaattgcctacatctcttggaaaataaaaagacttaatcaaaatcgccagtttctgggtcttgatccttgaagtcttccacccttagatcgagatcgccatcttgatcttcttgttccatgtaatttgcctcccttgcttcacgatacatcttgtatgcgtttgcaacattctgggatgctttacacgcccttgcccaatgtccagGTAGTCCACATCTAAGACAAGAATCTTTATGGTCaagttcccttgatcgaggcgctttaGAAGCATTTTGGGGACAATTTCTttccttggtggcgtcaccaccataaccggaggcttgacctctctctctctcttcacacgtttaccacCACGGTTCCGTACAagcctatcttggcggtttccttcctctttagggcgagaattaTCCCTATCCTTAGGGTTTCTCTCCTTGCgacctctcttaggggcgcgactataattagactccggaattgacttggctcccacgggtctagagttatagttcttcacaagtatgttatcGTGCTTTTCAGCCACGTTAATggcaccaataagctcatgaaatcttgcgatgcgtctagcattgacatcaatctgatagttcttggctaccatcaatgcagagacggggaaggtagagagagtcttctcgatcaacatcgtatcagtgattttctgcccacagaattccatcaaagacttgatacgaagtgcttccaaattgtagtcaagtacggacttgaaatcacataagcgaaggctatgtcatctcacttctaagtctggaagcagggagtcacggacgttgccaaaacgttgctcgagttctacccatagttttcttgggtcttcctcattgaggtactcattttggagcgcgtcattcatgtgccttgtcatgagaatgatggctttagcttcattcgcctctctcgtagctctatttgcttcaaaagcagcaactggttgaggagtaagcacgtcctgacttggctcttggatcgtaatCAGGATCctatcagccttaagatgctggcgcacatcacggacccacttgtggtatcctgcgcctgttgtctctggtggagcgaagctcaacttgtttaggttactcatcctgaaaaacaacaagaaaatagggttagtttcggagcgaaataggctaccacgaaaacaataaaaatttctgagcgtagtcacttccaagaaattgGGAATTTCCGAGCgcagtcgcttccaagaaattcaatttcaAGAAGGGTTGGATTGGATCGAtgcaatgatgtttgtggtcgatcgttttatctcaacaaactctaagtttggaggactctacaagctctaagcttgaagtgagcatgaacccccacagttcggcttttggtctcccttatgaagaagaaagaggggtagaagaagggaggttgcaagtcctcgataaaaaaaagagaaattgaattagaaaactctaaaaaaaatgggaacttttagaaaaaaaaaaaaaatctctaaataGGTTGTCGGAAAATTTGGCCTAGAAAAGTCTCCGGAAAAGTGGTCAGCAGTGACGTGGCAGtaccggtgctgacgtggcggtctGACGCTGACGTGGCTGAGCTGACTGGGCACTAACTGGACGCTGACGTGGCTCTGGGCTGATGTCAGTGGGCTGCGTCTCTGGGCCGAGCTTTCTTCCTTGCTTTTGGGCCGAGCCTGCTTCCTTGCTTCTGGGCCGAGCTTATTTCTTTGCTTATGGGCTGGGCTTGCTTCTTTGCTTCTGGGCTAGGCTTGCTTCTTTGCTTTTGGGCTGGACAGACATAGGGTTAAAGTAGGGACTGATGACAGGCGGCAGTTCAAAGGGTGCAGCAGCTTCAGGTGGCCGGTTTGGGTATGTTTTGGCTGGTTCTGGGAATAATTTTTCTGGTTCCGGGAATCTGGAATCAAGGTTCTACTGGTGGTGGAGTATGGCTGCCAGAGGCGGAGGAAAAGGCTTTGAATCGGGAAGAGGAACTTCTGTCACTTCCAGAGGTCGGTTcggtggttttccggccggttctgggggtggggccgccggttctggactcctggagttgatatcttcaaggtgggcggcggcggtttctgggatttgaaggctacgaaattagggtttcagagttagggcttcgtgctgataacgtgttttagagaaacgggaattgagagaaaatcgttgtgtattctcagtgataatagggacctctttatatagacgATTACAATGAATAAAATCCGAAATAAAAtccgaatcatacaaggaaaggNNNNNNNNNNNNNNNNNNNNNNNNNNNNNNNNNNNNNNNNNNNNNNNNNNNNNNNNNNNNNNNNNNNNNNNNNNNNNNNNNNNNNNNNNNNNNNNNNNNNNNNNNNNNNNNNNNNNNNNNNNNNNNNNNNNNNNNNNNNNNNNNNNNNNNNNNNNNNNNNNNNNNNNNNNNNNNNNNNNNNNNNNNNNNNNNNNNNNNNNACACGTGGTTATTGTTATATGGCCCAATAATCCTTTTCTCTCGCTTGGAATGAGTCAAGCTCACTTTCAGATTTGTTAGTTTGGTTGCACTCAATATCAGTGATCACTTCAGTAGTTTCCACTTTCTAGTCCTCCATTAACAGCCAACAACACCTCCCACAATTTCTTATTGGACGGCGCACTGATTGCCCTTGCACACTAAAGTCTGGGTGATGCCAATTAAGTCTTCCCTGTAACTAATACAAAACCAAAAGACATTGACCCGAAGACTTGGAGCATCATCTTTCATCATCTTCACAAAAGATGATACTGACAATTCTAGTAATACACACTTCGAGAATGTATAGGTTCACACGAGATCTCTCTATCCTTTAATCAATCGTTTAGGCTTTGACGCTTAATTCCGTACGTGCTTGTATAAGTAGATCTCGTGTGAATCCAACTGTCGCAACTTAATTAGGTTTGAATCCACTAACAAAGTTGCTAAGCATATGCAGCAGACATTTGCAATATATAATTATGATTTTGAGATCCCTTACAACTGAACCGCATCAACGCAACTATAAAACACTTATCTCTTTCGTTTAGATAATACCATCTTCTTCTAATCTTGATTCTCAAATGGGAAGCTTCTGTTTACCATTTGTGCGTCTACTTTATAccctcgtcatcatccttcccTGTTCCTTCAATACTGTAATTTGTACAGACCATGAGACTCCATCACTATTACCTCCATTAATCCCTGAACTCTTGAACTTCTCAGACCAAAGATTATCATTGATTTACCCCATTATACAATCCTTCAAGAACATCATCACGTCAGATCCATTAGGCATCACCAAAACCTGGGTTGGATCTGACATATGCAACTACAAGGGCTTCTACTGTGACAAACCACCGGACAATGTCACCGCCACTGCACTCGCCTCCATAGATTTCAACGGCTTCCAACTCAGTGCTCCAACTCTTGACGGCTTCATAGATCAACTTCCTCACCTTGCACTCTTTCATGCTAACTCCAACAAATTCTCAGGTATATAGTCTGGATTTGTAATAATGTCCTGGAAGTTCTGTAgagtttctttcaatttttgatATTTCGATCAGTCGTATTTTGTAGTTTCAAATTCTTGACAgattgatatgatatgataaCAATATGCAACATACTCAGGTATCATTTCACCAAAAATTGCAAATCTCAAATACCTCTATGAGCTTGACATAAGCAACAACAATTTCTTTGGCCCTTTTCCCTTGGCAGTACTCACCATGAATAGCCTCTCATTCTTGGACATTCGGTACAACTCTTTTACCGGATCCGTGCCACCCGAAATTTTCGAGCAAACCCTGGATGTTCTCTTCCTCAACAACAACAATTTCATACAAAAACTCCCTGATAACCTTGGTGCTACACCAGCACTTTATCTCACCTTAGCCAACAACAAGTTCATCGGCCCCATCCCAAAAAGCATCGGAAGTGCTTCATCAACTTTGGTAGAAGCGCTGCTCTTGAACAATTTGTTAACCGGTTGCATCCCTTATGAACTAGGGTTTTTGAGAGATGCCACTGTAATTGATGCCGGAAACAACCTGTTGACCGGCCCTTTGCCGTGTTCATTGGGATGCTTGGACAAGATAGAACAGCTCAACTTTGCCGAGAACTTTCTCTATGGACGAGTGCCGGAGGTGCTTTGTGAACTAGGGAATTTGGCCAATCTATCTCTGTCAAACAACTACTTTACTGGAGCAGGGATAGCATGTAGAAAGCTGATAAAAAAGGGTATCCTTGACATAAGAAACAATTGTATTCATGATCTTGCAGATCAAAGATCAGTGGAGGAATGTGCCTTGTTCTTCTTGACCCCTAAAAGCTGCCTGCACCCTGAGACATTTAGTTTAATTCCTTGTAAGGCTCCACCAAAATCAAAGAGGAAATCGGCTCCACATTCTGCAGCTCCGAAGCAGAGATTCTGAAAATTTGTTgtggtcaattttttttttttttttgagaagattgTTGTGGTCAATTAAGGTCTAGAaattaagaaagaaaatatTAACCAAATGGAGTTTAGTGTAATCTTCCGCATATTATTGTTGCGACAAACCGTTGGTGGAATACTAGTGACTACTACTAGATTGTTGAGATCGAAAGATAACATAGTGTACCACTAAGGCATTGATTGAAACAATTAGAAATTGGCTAGTCTCATTGgcgaaaaggaaaataaatatggTTAGTGTAAATGACCCACCACAATTGTTGCAGAATCTAGATAGATCGATGATGGATAATTCTATATATAATGCCCATGAAACCAAATTTAAGCACAATATTTGCTCATTCCTTTATGCTATCATTTCCGACAGGGGAAGCGCACACGAAAAGGATTTTTATATGTTGCACAAAGCATGCATGTTTCCTACAATTCCACACGAGATTtactttaattataaaaatatttACATAAAATTAATCATACTGTAAAAGAAAATATCGATATACGCAGGGTCTTTCTTAAATTTTAAGAGGTCTTGTGTGAGAATTTATAGTTATAATTATTATCTTAATATatttagaaaaacaaaaaacaaaaatggaagAGTGAAGTGCCATATAAAGCAAAATTCATAGAGAGGTTCTATCTACCTCCAAAATTGATAGTTGGACCTCCTTCAATTTTTGAACATTTCAAAATCTTATTCTACCCTTGATACAATTagctataaaaaaataaaaaaaagcctACAATTGgtagtcctctctctctctctctcacacacacacaaaaacaaaGTGCAGCTTTTAAAAGATTCTCTATCACCATAATTTTATGTTTCGAGTTCATAAACATTGATAATACCTAACACCCAATTTGAGGAAAAAGTAAGCTCATAATTGATCTCACATTCTCACAGATGTTTAATACAATATTGGCAGTAGATATATAAATGGTCCAAAACGATTGAAACAAAATAGACAAATAGAGGCTGCACAGATTGCTCTGTTTCATATGGAATTCTCTAGGTTCCAAAATCTGTTTTGTTTCATGTTCCCCTTTAAATAACATAGGGTGTTATTTATGCTCTTAAGGTCGCTTCTATAGACGTAATGGGAGTCAAATTGAGAAATGAAACTATCATTTGGGGTGGAGAGAAAGATCACTTCGAGTGAAGACGTTGATGGTGCAGATGTAGCGGAGGTAAATTCATGTAGAGAGAAATCTGTTTTGTTTCATGTTCCCCTTTAAATAACATAGGGTGTTATTTATGCTCTTAAGGTCGCTTCTATAGACGTAATGGGAGTCAAATTGAGAAATGAAACTATCATTTGGGGTGGAGAGAAAGATCACTTCGAGTGAAGACGTTGATGGTGCAGATGTATCGGAGGTAAATTCATGTAGAGAGAAATCAGTAAGGGCAAAACTGGAAATATGGTGGTAGAAATATGAAAGAGGTCCAAATACTAAAAATGGAGGGATGAATAGAAGCACTTAAATTCATAGCGtttattttttctcaaaaaagtAAATTTTAGAACTAACGTGAAGGGGTTGGATGTATtatataaaagagaaaaaaaaattctatttactagtgaaaacaaaataaaagacaaaaaaatttctcaaaaaataaaaagcaaaaaaaaaaaaacaaaatttgacagaaaatagtaagaaaattatatgggaaaaaaaagaaaaaaaagaaaggaggtTCGCAAAGGTCAAATTGTGGACCCAAAGTGTAGAAACTCCGCCCCTTAACCAAGTGAATACACagtttaatttttgactttgtcaaggggaacccaaaggcttcctaggcccaagataaaccccttcggcgcatgtgagatgctccaactgtgcattacagcacagtgcctggccacaaCACACAGTTTAATTAATATTGGCTTTTTCAATGTTATATATAGGTACTATATATTATACTTTACTTGATTGGAGGCCTCCTTGAGTCAGAGGACTAGTGTGGCTGCACCACCGGCACCACCTCAGGGCCTCCCCTGCATGTACATACATGTGAGCGTGCATCTCAAGAGGTTAATTGTTAAGTCCTATACTTATATTTACTAATTTATCACTCATTGGGACGTTAACCAATtaaattatttaattttaggtggttctagttagacttctaaatttgatatttggacttattaaacctcaaattcactttttctaatacttaaaaagctaagtaTACCTCCCTAATTTTActaaaacacccttgaacaattaaatttgtattttcaacaatttatttatttatttattttatttattttttatttatttatttattttttatctctaGCAACTCAACCGCGAATAATTTTATGAGGATGTTGCCTACATTTTTGGTGTATTTTGAGTTGCGGAA is a genomic window containing:
- the LOC133738608 gene encoding uncharacterized protein At4g06744-like, with the protein product MGSFCLPFVRLLYTLVIILPCSFNTVICTDHETPSLLPPLIPELLNFSDQRLSLIYPIIQSFKNIITSDPLGITKTWVGSDICNYKGFYCDKPPDNVTATALASIDFNGFQLSAPTLDGFIDQLPHLALFHANSNKFSGIISPKIANLKYLYELDISNNNFFGPFPLAVLTMNSLSFLDIRYNSFTGSVPPEIFEQTLDVLFLNNNNFIQKLPDNLGATPALYLTLANNKFIGPIPKSIGSASSTLVEALLLNNLLTGCIPYELGFLRDATVIDAGNNLLTGPLPCSLGCLDKIEQLNFAENFLYGRVPEVLCELGNLANLSLSNNYFTGAGIACRKLIKKGILDIRNNCIHDLADQRSVEECALFFLTPKSCLHPETFSLIPCKAPPKSKRKSAPHSAAPKQRF